A window of Castanea sativa cultivar Marrone di Chiusa Pesio chromosome 1, ASM4071231v1 contains these coding sequences:
- the LOC142634750 gene encoding uncharacterized protein LOC142634750 has product MSRPEEDEILFAYIAVASHAVTLVLIRVNNDVQRLVYYLSKSLHEVEIRYLPLEKVILAVVHATRKLPHYFQSHTVVVLTQFSLRSLLRSADYTGMIAKWGTILGDFDIKSRNTHADSLATLATSLAQSLPRVILVKDLCKPTKTSVDTVHSHQIRVGISWMDSIVLFLKENTLPKEKSEADKVHRKAFQFWLSEDQKLYKRSFSDLYLLCIHPEAIKLLLEELHEGICESHTGGRSLSHKALTQGYWWPNMQKGAQEYVEAELLSNIRDLDTKRFVWKNIVTHLGIPYTLISDNGLQFDCKAFERYCYDLGITNRYSTPAYLQGSGQAEAVNKVIVNRLEKRLDDVKGKWVKELSHVLWTYRTTPYRSIGKTPFSMTYGAEAVIPLETGFPTMRTSSFAPNNNDRLLQMSLDFIEDRRKNAMVQLAYYQHKLKQEYDSNVKLRPLTPGDLVLRKVLGTAKNPAWGKLGPNWEGPYCITSVAGICAYYLEDLDESVVPCSWNVNNLRKYYY; this is encoded by the exons ATGTCCAGGCCCGAGGAGGacgagattttgtttgcttatattgCTGTGGCTTCCCATGCCGTTACTTTGGTGCTGATACGGGTTAACAATGATGTACAAAGACTAGTTTATTATCTGAGTAAATCATTGCATGAAGTTGAGATTCGTTACTTACCATTGGAAAAGGTTATTTTAGCAGTGGTGCACGCTACACgtaagcttccccattacttccaatcccacacaGTTGTGGTTTTGACCCAATTTTCGCTTAGGTCTTTACTTCGGAGTGCTGATTATACGGGAatgattgccaaatggggtacAATTCTGGGGgattttgatatcaa AAGTAGAAACACTCATGCTGATTCTCTAGCCACCTTGGCAACGTCCTTGGCACAGAGCTTACCTCGGGTCATCTTGGTGAAAGATTTATGTAAGCCTACTAAGACAAGTGTGGATACAGTCCATAGTCATCAGATTAGAGTGGGAATTAGTTGGATGGACTCCATTGTGTTGTTCCTTAAAGAGAATACCTTACCTAAGGAGAAGTCCGAGGCTGACAAGGTACACAGAAAAGCTTTTCAGTTTTGGCTGTCCGAAGATCAAAAGTTGTACAAGCGTTCTTTCTCTGACCTATATCTGCTTTGTATACACCCTGAAGCAATTAAGCTACTCTTGGAGGAGTTACATGAAGGAATTTGCGAGAGCCACACAGGAGGCAGGTCTTTGTCCCACAAGGCCCttactcagggatattggtggccaaatatgcaaaaAGGAGCTCAAGAATAT GTGGAAGCTGAGCTATTGTCAAATATCAGAGACCTAGATACAAAGAGATTTGtctggaagaacattgtcaccCATTTAGGGATTCCCTATACtctcatttcggacaatggaCTTCAGTTTGATTGCAAAGCTTTCGAAAGATATTGCTatgacttgggcatcacaaataggtattccaccccgGCTTACCTACAGGGGAGTGGACAGGCTGAGGCTGTCAATAAGGTAATAGTAAACAGGCTCGAGAAGAGGTTAGACGATGTGAAGGGGAAATGGGTgaaagaattgtcacatgtcctttggacatatcggactacccCTTACAGATCCATAGGAAAAACACCCTTctcaatgacttatggggctgAGGCTGTAATCCCTCTTGAGACCGGATTCCCAACAATGAGGACAAGTTCTTTTGCTCCAAACAACAATGATAGACTACTACAAATGAGCTTAGATTTTATTGAAGACCGAAGGAAGAATGCCATGGTTCAATTAGCATATTATCAACACAAGCTCAAACAAGAGTATGACTCAAATGTGAAGTTGAGGCCACTAACACCGGGAGATTTGGTATTAAGAAAGGTTTTGGGTACTGcgaagaacccagcatggggaaagttaggacccaattgggaagggccATACTGCATCACCTCGGTAGCTGGAATATGTGCTTATTATCTTGAAGACCTAGATGAAAGTGTTGTACCATGttcctggaatgtaaataatttacgaaagtattattattaa